One region of Hymenobacter sediminicola genomic DNA includes:
- a CDS encoding SDR family oxidoreductase: MEKYVVVTGGSKGIGRAVVLSFLRAGFAVVTCARSAEDLARLQTDVAQEVPGARLHTLPADLSQPEDCHRFTEFVLSLGGAVEVLVNNTGSFLPGRLQDEPQDGSQLRQMLAVNLLSAYDVTLALLPGLIARRSGHIFNICSTASIMAYPNGGSYGIAKHALYGFTRNLREELKEQNVRVTAVLPGATLTASWEGVDLPAERFVRADDVAAAIHAAYTLSPQAVLEELLIRPQLGDL; encoded by the coding sequence ATGGAAAAATATGTCGTGGTAACAGGGGGCAGCAAAGGAATCGGGCGGGCGGTAGTGCTGAGCTTCCTGCGTGCCGGCTTTGCAGTGGTTACCTGTGCCCGCTCCGCCGAGGATCTGGCCCGGCTACAAACAGATGTAGCGCAGGAAGTTCCCGGTGCTCGGCTGCATACGCTGCCCGCCGACCTCAGCCAACCCGAGGACTGCCACCGCTTCACAGAGTTTGTATTGAGTTTGGGAGGAGCTGTGGAAGTGCTGGTGAACAATACGGGCTCCTTTCTGCCCGGCCGCCTGCAAGATGAGCCACAGGATGGCTCGCAACTCCGGCAGATGCTGGCCGTGAACTTGCTTAGTGCCTATGACGTGACCCTGGCCCTGCTGCCTGGCCTGATTGCGCGCCGGAGCGGACATATTTTTAATATTTGCTCCACGGCCAGCATCATGGCCTACCCCAATGGCGGCTCCTATGGCATTGCGAAACACGCCTTATACGGCTTCACGCGCAACCTGCGGGAGGAGCTAAAAGAGCAGAATGTGCGCGTAACGGCCGTATTGCCCGGTGCTACTCTCACAGCCAGCTGGGAGGGCGTGGACCTGCCCGCCGAGCGGTTCGTGCGGGCCGATGATGTAGCTGCGGCCATTCACGCCGCTTATACTCTTTCGCCGCAGGCAGTGCTGGAAGAACTGCTCATCCGGCCGCAGCTCGGCGACTTATGA
- a CDS encoding TolC family protein, whose product MQRFCFLLLTALLLGLSIRPASAAPLGADTVRLPLPEAEQRFLQNNLSLLAQRYNVSAAQSQILQAKLWDNPTVYLEQNAYNQQTGRVLDVTRTGNSIVQVQQLFAIAGRRKAAANVAQQNALAEQFNFEDLLRTLRYQLRSTFYDLYYKQRSVRVYDLEVASFQRTVNLYQGQYDKGNIALKEVIRLKAFLFQLRNERQALLNDIASEQADLRILMRDTSGAYYMPTADDNRLRALNLAGRTEQQLIDSAQVNRADVKARQATLQQQNQNLRYQRALAAPDLSVGYVYDRAGNYIQNYNALTLGIAVPIFNRNQGNIRTAQSQIEISKAQLSQQQLQVQNDVQEAWRQATQTDALYQTAGRETQDFDRLMKGIDESYAKRNLTIVEYLDFYESYKNNLLQLNALRSIRIRAFEQLNLAVGRPLFN is encoded by the coding sequence ATGCAACGCTTCTGTTTCCTGCTGCTGACGGCCCTGCTGCTCGGCCTTTCCATTCGCCCGGCCTCGGCAGCCCCACTCGGCGCCGATACCGTAAGACTACCCCTGCCCGAAGCCGAGCAACGGTTTCTCCAGAACAACCTGAGTTTGCTAGCTCAGCGCTACAACGTGTCGGCGGCGCAGTCCCAGATTCTGCAAGCCAAGCTCTGGGATAACCCAACTGTCTATCTAGAGCAGAACGCCTACAACCAGCAGACGGGCCGAGTGCTAGACGTAACGCGCACCGGCAACTCCATTGTGCAGGTGCAGCAACTCTTTGCTATTGCCGGCCGCCGCAAAGCCGCCGCCAACGTGGCTCAGCAAAACGCGCTGGCCGAGCAGTTCAACTTCGAAGACCTACTTCGCACCCTGCGCTACCAACTCCGCAGCACGTTCTACGACCTGTATTACAAGCAGCGGAGCGTGCGCGTGTACGACCTGGAAGTAGCTAGCTTCCAGCGCACTGTAAACCTCTACCAAGGCCAGTACGACAAGGGAAATATTGCCCTCAAGGAAGTTATCCGCCTGAAAGCCTTCCTGTTTCAGTTGCGAAACGAGCGGCAGGCGCTGCTCAACGATATTGCCTCCGAGCAAGCCGACCTACGCATTCTGATGCGCGACACGTCCGGGGCTTATTATATGCCTACCGCCGACGACAACCGCTTGCGGGCCCTGAACCTGGCAGGTCGTACCGAGCAACAACTTATTGACTCGGCTCAGGTGAACCGGGCCGATGTGAAGGCCCGGCAAGCCACTCTGCAACAGCAAAACCAGAACCTGCGCTACCAGCGGGCCCTAGCCGCACCCGACCTGTCGGTAGGTTACGTGTACGACCGGGCCGGCAACTACATCCAGAACTATAACGCCCTCACGCTGGGTATTGCGGTACCCATCTTCAACCGCAACCAAGGCAATATCCGCACGGCCCAGAGCCAGATTGAAATCAGCAAAGCGCAGTTGAGCCAGCAGCAGCTTCAGGTGCAAAACGACGTGCAGGAGGCTTGGCGCCAGGCCACTCAAACCGACGCCCTCTACCAAACCGCCGGCCGCGAAACCCAGGACTTCGACCGCCTGATGAAAGGCATCGACGAGAGCTACGCCAAGCGCAACCTGACCATTGTGGAGTATCTGGATTTCTATGAGAGCTATAAAAACAACCTTCTGCAGCTCAACGCTTTACGGTCCATCCGGATTCGCGCCTTCGAGCAACTCAACCTCGCCGTCGGCCGGCCACTGTTCAACTAA
- a CDS encoding efflux RND transporter periplasmic adaptor subunit, translated as MNRFAPLLPVALGLLLAGCSTTPEADTKPKADAGFSLSDQMMSELKLDTVRNEPIRNELTLSGQIATNGDKTVQVYPLVGGVVEQLTVELGDHVTKGQVLAVIRSGEIADLQNQSSSAGTDLAIAQKNLSVLEDQYKAGLASERDVSLARQELRKAQGNVGKSRKQLAIYGVSADGTYTLRAPISGFITEKNVTDHMQFNDDNVGSLFTVSNLDDVWIMANVFEADIAKVKEGYAADVTTLAYPDQHFTGRIDKVFNVLDPQSKAMRVRVRLENPGYQLKPEMYAQIKVRNTEAGRMLAVPASCVVFDKDRNFVMVFKDRNHIETREVEIAKTVGDVSYVQTGLHDGERIIAQNQLLVYDELND; from the coding sequence ATGAACCGCTTTGCCCCCCTCCTACCCGTTGCCCTCGGCCTGCTACTAGCCGGCTGCTCTACCACTCCCGAAGCTGATACCAAGCCGAAAGCCGATGCTGGTTTCAGTCTTTCCGATCAGATGATGAGTGAATTGAAGCTTGATACGGTCCGCAATGAACCCATCCGCAACGAGCTGACGCTTTCCGGTCAGATTGCCACCAACGGCGACAAAACCGTGCAAGTGTACCCGCTGGTGGGCGGCGTGGTGGAACAACTCACGGTGGAGCTAGGCGACCATGTAACGAAAGGCCAAGTGCTGGCCGTGATTCGAAGCGGGGAAATAGCCGACCTCCAAAACCAGAGCAGCAGCGCCGGCACCGATTTGGCTATTGCCCAGAAAAACCTCTCGGTGCTGGAAGACCAGTACAAAGCTGGCCTAGCCTCGGAGCGCGACGTGAGCTTGGCCCGCCAGGAGTTGCGCAAGGCCCAGGGCAACGTGGGCAAGAGCCGCAAGCAACTCGCCATCTACGGTGTGTCGGCCGATGGCACCTACACGTTGCGGGCCCCTATTTCCGGCTTCATCACCGAGAAGAACGTGACCGACCACATGCAGTTCAACGACGACAACGTGGGCAGTTTGTTCACGGTCAGCAACTTGGATGACGTCTGGATTATGGCCAATGTGTTTGAGGCCGACATTGCCAAGGTGAAGGAAGGCTACGCCGCCGACGTTACCACCCTGGCCTACCCCGACCAACACTTCACGGGCCGCATCGACAAGGTGTTCAACGTGCTCGACCCACAAAGCAAGGCCATGCGGGTGCGGGTGCGCCTCGAAAACCCCGGCTACCAACTCAAGCCCGAGATGTATGCCCAAATCAAGGTGCGCAACACCGAAGCCGGCCGCATGCTGGCCGTGCCCGCCAGCTGCGTGGTGTTCGACAAGGACCGCAACTTCGTGATGGTGTTCAAAGACCGAAACCACATTGAAACCCGCGAGGTGGAAATAGCCAAAACCGTGGGCGACGTGAGCTACGTGCAAACCGGCCTCCACGACGGCGAGCGAATCATTGCCCAAAACCAGCTGCTGGTCTACGACGAGTTGAACGACTAG
- a CDS encoding electron transfer flavoprotein subunit beta/FixA family protein: protein MKFLVCISNVPDTTTKITFTPDNKEFNKAGVQFVINPWDEYALTRAIELKEAQGGGTVTVLNVGEADTEPNIRKALAIGADDAIRVNAHPKDAFFVAQQIASIAKDGGYDAILMGKESIDYNGFQVHGMVGELLGIPTVAPAMKLDMSGNTATLEREIEGGKEIVEVNTPFVASCQQPMCEPRIPNMRGIMTARTKPLKVVEPTADAARTEVAEYALPPKKQGVKLIPAESAGELIKLLRNEAKVI, encoded by the coding sequence ATGAAGTTTCTCGTTTGCATCAGCAACGTACCCGACACGACCACCAAAATAACCTTCACTCCTGACAACAAGGAGTTCAACAAGGCCGGGGTGCAGTTCGTAATCAATCCGTGGGACGAATACGCCCTTACCCGTGCTATCGAGCTGAAAGAAGCGCAGGGAGGTGGTACCGTAACGGTCCTCAACGTAGGCGAAGCCGATACGGAACCCAACATCCGCAAAGCGCTGGCCATTGGTGCCGACGACGCCATCCGCGTGAATGCGCATCCCAAGGATGCCTTCTTCGTGGCGCAGCAGATTGCCAGCATTGCCAAAGACGGCGGCTACGACGCCATTCTGATGGGTAAGGAGAGCATCGATTACAACGGCTTCCAGGTGCACGGCATGGTAGGCGAGCTGCTCGGCATCCCGACAGTAGCACCTGCTATGAAGCTGGATATGAGCGGCAACACCGCTACGCTGGAGCGCGAAATTGAAGGCGGCAAAGAAATAGTGGAGGTAAATACGCCATTTGTGGCTTCGTGCCAGCAGCCGATGTGCGAGCCCCGCATCCCGAACATGCGCGGCATTATGACGGCCCGCACCAAGCCGCTGAAAGTAGTGGAGCCTACTGCCGATGCTGCCCGCACCGAGGTGGCTGAGTACGCGTTGCCGCCCAAAAAGCAGGGCGTGAAGCTGATTCCGGCCGAAAGCGCCGGCGAGCTGATCAAGCTGCTCCGCAACGAAGCGAAAGTAATCTAA
- a CDS encoding response regulator: protein MKILLVEDEPKVSAFIRRGLEEEGFTVDVAFDGDMGRRLALAQSYDLVILDVILPHYNGYEVLTAIRMQDQQLPVLMLTALGTTQDKLQGFGGGADDYLVKPFDFPELVARVHALTRRRVQQTRSVVLALADLQIDTSAKTVTRAGQPIKLTAREFGLLELFMRQAGRVLSRAEIAGDVWEDSFDAGSNVVDVYVNYLRNKIDKGFSPKLIHTVVGMGYVMRVED from the coding sequence ATGAAAATACTGCTGGTAGAAGACGAGCCGAAAGTGTCGGCGTTTATACGCCGAGGCTTGGAGGAAGAAGGATTTACGGTAGACGTCGCTTTCGATGGCGACATGGGCCGGCGGCTGGCCCTCGCCCAATCCTACGATTTGGTGATTCTGGACGTGATTCTGCCGCACTACAATGGCTATGAGGTACTAACTGCCATCCGGATGCAGGACCAGCAGCTTCCCGTGCTGATGCTCACGGCGCTGGGCACCACCCAGGACAAGCTGCAGGGCTTCGGCGGCGGCGCCGACGATTACTTGGTCAAGCCCTTCGACTTTCCGGAGCTAGTGGCGCGGGTGCATGCCCTCACGCGCCGCCGGGTGCAGCAGACCCGAAGCGTTGTGCTGGCTCTAGCCGACCTGCAAATAGATACCAGTGCCAAAACCGTAACTCGCGCCGGGCAGCCTATTAAGCTCACAGCCCGTGAGTTTGGGCTGCTGGAGTTGTTTATGCGTCAGGCTGGTCGGGTACTCAGCCGCGCCGAAATTGCCGGCGACGTGTGGGAGGATTCCTTCGATGCCGGCTCCAACGTGGTAGATGTGTACGTGAACTACCTGCGCAATAAGATTGATAAGGGGTTTTCTCCTAAACTCATCCATACAGTGGTAGGCATGGGCTACGTCATGCGGGTGGAGGATTAA
- a CDS encoding electron transfer flavoprotein subunit alpha/FixB family protein, with protein MSVLVVVECDGGEVKKSSLEVASYGSQVAQMLGTTATAVAVGEATEANLAKLGEQGISKVLYDAEPRLKDFVNGAYTKLIAAAAQKEESKVIVLANSNIGASVGSRLSMRLQASLATNVVELPKTDGGSFVVKRGAFSGKAFADVKLDGERKIIAVKKNSIEALHEAGKTAQVESFSAQLSDADFADAPKQVIMQDQAGGILLPEADKVVSGGRGMKGPENWHLIEELAKALGAATACSKPVSDVDWRPHHEHVGQTGITVSPNLYIACGISGAIQHLAGVNSSKVIVVINKDPEAPFFKAADYGIVGDVFDVLPKLTQAVKELN; from the coding sequence ATGTCTGTACTAGTTGTTGTTGAATGTGATGGTGGCGAGGTGAAGAAATCCTCGCTGGAAGTGGCTTCCTATGGCAGCCAGGTAGCCCAAATGCTTGGCACTACCGCCACGGCTGTAGCCGTGGGTGAAGCCACAGAAGCCAACCTCGCTAAACTCGGCGAGCAGGGCATCAGCAAAGTGCTCTACGATGCAGAGCCCCGCCTGAAAGACTTTGTGAATGGCGCATATACCAAGCTTATTGCCGCTGCCGCGCAGAAAGAGGAGTCGAAAGTAATTGTGTTGGCCAATTCCAACATCGGTGCTTCGGTTGGCTCGCGTCTGTCGATGCGGCTGCAGGCCAGCTTGGCTACCAACGTGGTGGAGCTGCCCAAAACAGATGGCGGCAGCTTCGTCGTGAAGCGCGGTGCCTTCTCGGGCAAGGCCTTCGCCGATGTGAAACTGGACGGCGAGCGTAAGATTATTGCCGTTAAAAAGAACTCCATCGAGGCGCTGCACGAAGCCGGCAAAACCGCTCAGGTAGAGTCGTTCTCGGCCCAGCTTTCGGATGCTGACTTCGCTGATGCTCCCAAGCAGGTGATAATGCAGGACCAGGCCGGTGGCATTCTGCTGCCCGAAGCCGACAAAGTAGTGTCGGGTGGCCGGGGCATGAAAGGCCCCGAGAACTGGCATCTGATTGAAGAACTCGCCAAAGCACTGGGCGCAGCTACAGCCTGCTCCAAGCCGGTGTCGGATGTTGACTGGCGCCCTCACCATGAGCACGTGGGCCAGACTGGCATCACCGTGTCGCCGAACCTGTACATTGCCTGCGGTATTTCGGGTGCTATCCAGCACTTGGCCGGTGTAAACAGCTCCAAGGTAATTGTGGTCATCAATAAAGATCCGGAAGCTCCGTTCTTCAAAGCGGCTGACTATGGCATCGTTGGCGACGTATTTGACGTACTGCCTAAACTCACTCAGGCCGTAAAGGAACTTAACTAG
- a CDS encoding YfiT family bacillithiol transferase, whose translation MTITAEPDLRYPIGPPVLPTQPLEHGARMAYIAQIALLPDQIRAAVTGLNPTQLNTPYRPDGWSVRQVLHHLPDSHLNSYTRFKLALTEENPVVRPYEEAAWAELPDSQVTPPAVSLALLEALHIRWGVLMRHLTPEQWARAFHHPEQQRDYTLDQALVLYAWHGRHHLGHITELRRREGWA comes from the coding sequence ATGACAATCACTGCTGAACCTGACCTGCGCTACCCAATTGGGCCCCCAGTGCTACCTACGCAGCCGCTGGAACATGGCGCCCGTATGGCCTACATTGCCCAGATTGCGCTGCTGCCCGACCAGATACGCGCCGCCGTTACGGGCCTGAACCCTACTCAACTGAATACACCCTACCGTCCAGACGGCTGGAGTGTGCGCCAGGTACTGCACCACCTGCCCGACTCGCATCTGAACAGCTACACTCGCTTCAAGCTGGCCCTTACCGAGGAAAACCCCGTGGTGCGGCCCTACGAAGAGGCTGCCTGGGCTGAGCTGCCTGATTCGCAGGTAACGCCACCAGCGGTGTCGTTGGCGCTGCTGGAGGCACTGCACATTCGCTGGGGTGTGCTGATGCGCCATCTTACTCCAGAACAGTGGGCCCGTGCCTTTCATCATCCGGAGCAGCAGCGCGACTACACACTCGACCAGGCTCTAGTGCTCTATGCCTGGCACGGACGGCATCATCTGGGCCATATTACAGAACTGCGCCGACGGGAAGGGTGGGCGTAG
- a CDS encoding MlaE family ABC transporter permease, whose translation MVKTFGSFLLFMQSMLFRKERFAVLWKRTIDECVLIGIDSVFIVAIVSAFIGAVTCVQIAYNLINPLIPKSTIGYMVREMTILELAPTITSIVLAGKVGSSIAGGLGTMRITEQVSALEVMGINSASYLVLPRIIASMVMFPLLVILAMALSIVGGYLAGTLSGAMSAQEYIEGIRTDFIPYNIAFALIKSVVFAFLVSAISSFKGYYTEGGALEVGAASTGAVTNSIIAILLADYALAAILL comes from the coding sequence ATGGTTAAGACCTTCGGTTCTTTTCTACTGTTTATGCAGAGCATGCTTTTCCGCAAAGAGCGGTTTGCTGTTCTGTGGAAACGCACCATCGATGAATGTGTACTGATTGGTATTGACTCAGTATTTATCGTTGCCATTGTTTCGGCCTTTATCGGGGCTGTTACCTGCGTCCAGATTGCCTACAACCTCATCAACCCACTCATTCCCAAGTCCACTATCGGGTACATGGTGCGCGAGATGACCATTCTGGAACTGGCTCCTACTATCACCAGCATCGTGCTAGCTGGTAAGGTTGGGTCGAGCATTGCGGGTGGCCTGGGTACCATGCGTATCACCGAGCAGGTTTCGGCGCTGGAAGTAATGGGCATCAACTCGGCTTCCTATTTAGTGCTGCCCCGCATTATTGCCTCCATGGTCATGTTTCCGCTCCTCGTGATTCTGGCCATGGCCTTGTCTATTGTGGGCGGCTACCTTGCCGGAACGTTGTCGGGCGCCATGTCGGCGCAGGAGTACATTGAAGGCATCCGCACCGATTTTATTCCTTACAACATTGCGTTTGCACTGATCAAGTCGGTGGTCTTCGCGTTTCTGGTATCGGCTATTTCTTCCTTTAAAGGCTACTACACTGAGGGCGGTGCGCTGGAAGTAGGAGCGGCCAGTACCGGTGCCGTTACTAACTCTATCATTGCCATTCTACTGGCCGACTACGCGCTGGCCGCCATTCTCCTGTAA
- a CDS encoding ABC transporter ATP-binding protein: MIEVHNIQKAFNGNQVLKGITCTFETGKCNLLLGGSGTGKSVLLQCIVGLMKPDLGSITFDGTVFTNNKVDIRQEIRRKIGMLFQGGALFDSMTVYENTEFPLKMLTPEMSREERRDRVEFCLKRVGLENAGTKMPSEISGGMKKRVGIARAIAPQCTYLFCDEPNSGLDPATSIKIDQLIQEITYEYNITTVVITHDMNSVIEIGDHIIFMHKGLKLWDGTKDEILNAQVPELREFIFSSSLVRAAKKVDEESEGGLEALANGPLSEV, translated from the coding sequence ATGATTGAGGTTCATAATATCCAGAAGGCGTTCAACGGCAATCAGGTGCTGAAAGGAATTACCTGCACCTTCGAAACGGGCAAGTGCAACCTGTTGCTAGGTGGCTCCGGCACCGGCAAAAGCGTGTTACTACAGTGCATTGTGGGCCTGATGAAGCCCGATTTGGGCAGCATCACTTTCGATGGCACCGTATTCACGAACAACAAAGTGGACATCCGACAGGAAATCCGTCGCAAAATCGGGATGCTGTTTCAGGGCGGCGCCTTGTTCGACTCGATGACGGTGTATGAAAACACGGAGTTTCCGCTGAAAATGCTGACGCCGGAGATGAGCCGTGAAGAGCGGCGTGACCGGGTAGAGTTCTGCCTGAAGCGGGTAGGCCTCGAAAATGCAGGCACCAAAATGCCTTCCGAAATTTCCGGTGGCATGAAGAAGCGCGTCGGTATTGCCCGCGCCATTGCGCCCCAGTGTACCTACCTCTTCTGCGACGAGCCCAACTCCGGCCTCGACCCTGCTACTAGCATCAAGATTGACCAGCTCATCCAGGAAATCACCTACGAGTACAACATCACCACAGTCGTCATCACCCACGACATGAACTCGGTAATTGAAATTGGGGACCATATCATCTTCATGCACAAAGGCCTTAAGCTTTGGGACGGCACGAAGGATGAAATCCTTAACGCCCAAGTACCGGAACTACGCGAGTTTATTTTCAGCAGCAGCCTAGTGCGGGCCGCCAAGAAAGTGGATGAGGAGTCAGAAGGTGGCCTAGAAGCCTTGGCTAACGGTCCACTTTCTGAAGTATAA
- a CDS encoding ATP-binding protein produces MTIRNRLTWLFLGIVAVILLAAMSAVYILQVDYAQEEFQQRLRDRAEVTGYVFLEQDELRAVAFREFQRRYMRTLTNEVLQIYDDKLQPRFIEADERVKIADHILARILVEKEVYFRLGERQAIGVFYSDNQGQFIIVAAAENQSGKARLQYLITMMTCIFVGSIAVIYVAGRVFAGRALAPIAAVNDQVDRITTQDLHLRVDEGLSTEQDEITRLARTFNRMLTRLENGFEMQQTFVSNASHELRTPLTAAIGELQVLMSRQREPEHYREGVTSALHELIGLKELINNLLDLTQTEEASIAKEDLRLDELLWEARNALLPDQRRRVQIALGELPIDPEQLVIRGNRQLLSRALTNLLDNALKYSGPEQPVLVQFEFRDAHSRIRIQDQGIGISEQALPLIFQPFYRADNARSISGHGVGLPLAHRIIELHGGHLQISSALGSGTVAEVVF; encoded by the coding sequence ATGACCATTCGCAACCGCCTGACGTGGCTTTTTCTGGGGATTGTAGCCGTGATTCTGTTGGCAGCTATGTCGGCCGTATACATTTTGCAGGTCGACTACGCGCAGGAGGAGTTTCAGCAGCGCCTACGCGACCGGGCCGAAGTAACGGGCTACGTGTTTCTGGAGCAGGATGAGTTGCGCGCAGTAGCTTTTCGGGAGTTTCAGCGCCGCTATATGCGCACACTCACCAACGAAGTGCTGCAGATTTATGACGATAAGCTGCAGCCGCGCTTTATTGAAGCAGACGAACGGGTAAAGATAGCCGACCATATTCTGGCCCGGATTCTGGTGGAAAAGGAAGTGTATTTCCGGCTAGGTGAGCGGCAGGCTATCGGCGTGTTCTACAGCGACAACCAGGGGCAGTTCATCATAGTAGCGGCGGCCGAAAATCAGTCGGGGAAAGCGCGCCTACAGTACCTGATTACCATGATGACCTGCATTTTTGTGGGCAGCATAGCCGTGATATATGTAGCCGGTCGGGTATTCGCAGGGCGTGCTCTCGCGCCTATTGCTGCCGTCAACGACCAAGTCGACCGTATTACGACCCAGGACCTGCACCTGCGGGTAGACGAAGGCCTCAGCACGGAGCAGGATGAAATAACGCGCTTGGCGCGGACCTTCAACCGCATGCTGACGCGCCTGGAAAACGGATTTGAAATGCAGCAAACCTTTGTGAGCAACGCTTCTCACGAGCTACGCACGCCCCTAACCGCCGCAATTGGCGAACTGCAGGTATTAATGAGCCGGCAGCGGGAGCCGGAGCATTACCGGGAAGGTGTGACGTCAGCGCTGCATGAGCTCATTGGACTTAAAGAACTGATTAACAATTTACTTGACCTGACGCAAACTGAAGAAGCTTCCATTGCCAAAGAGGACCTGCGGCTTGATGAACTGCTCTGGGAAGCCCGCAACGCCCTGCTGCCTGACCAGCGCCGCCGCGTGCAGATTGCGCTTGGCGAGCTTCCCATCGACCCGGAGCAGTTAGTAATCAGAGGTAACCGACAGCTGCTGAGCCGCGCCCTCACCAACCTGCTCGATAATGCGCTGAAGTACTCAGGCCCGGAACAGCCGGTGCTGGTGCAGTTCGAATTCCGCGACGCTCACTCCCGCATCCGCATTCAGGACCAAGGCATTGGCATCAGCGAACAGGCGCTACCCCTAATTTTCCAGCCTTTTTACCGTGCCGATAATGCCCGGAGCATCAGCGGACACGGTGTAGGGCTACCGCTAGCCCATCGGATCATCGAGCTGCATGGCGGGCATCTCCAGATTAGCTCCGCTTTGGGCAGCGGTACTGTGGCGGAGGTTGTTTTCTAG
- a CDS encoding tetratricopeptide repeat protein: METTPSRLQQLLAFYQDDPNDAFTIYALATEYKAAEPLRALEYFQKLLTEHPDYVGTYYHAGKLLEQLQKPDEAEKVYREGLRVSRKAGQMHAASELQQALNQCLGLDYEDD; encoded by the coding sequence ATGGAAACGACACCCAGCCGCCTGCAGCAACTCTTGGCCTTCTACCAGGACGACCCGAACGACGCTTTCACGATTTATGCGCTGGCCACTGAATACAAGGCAGCTGAACCGCTGCGGGCACTGGAATACTTCCAGAAACTGCTGACCGAGCACCCTGACTACGTGGGCACTTACTACCACGCCGGCAAGCTGCTCGAACAGCTACAAAAGCCGGATGAGGCCGAGAAAGTTTACCGCGAAGGGCTGCGCGTGAGCCGCAAAGCCGGCCAGATGCATGCCGCCAGTGAGCTGCAGCAGGCTCTAAACCAGTGCCTGGGCCTCGATTACGAAGACGACTAG
- a CDS encoding bifunctional nuclease family protein — MKKIPLEILGLSSSQSQSGSFALILGEKTGNRRLPIIIGMFEAQSIAIQIEKINPNRPLTHDLFKSFAEHVHVAVLEVLISDLKEGVFYSKIVCSDGASTFELDARPSDAIAIGLRFGVPIFTVESVLSEAGIILSDLDENADEADDDDEDDEDEDDTNEGPSKPAPAPRDPSGQVSLDELTKMLAQALEREDYEKAAKIRDELNKRNG; from the coding sequence GTGAAGAAGATTCCGCTCGAAATTCTTGGCTTGTCCTCCAGCCAGTCGCAGTCCGGCTCTTTCGCCCTTATTTTGGGCGAGAAAACCGGTAATCGGCGTCTGCCAATCATTATTGGCATGTTTGAGGCACAGAGCATTGCCATCCAGATAGAAAAAATCAATCCGAACCGGCCGCTCACCCATGACCTGTTCAAGTCTTTCGCCGAGCACGTACATGTGGCGGTGCTCGAAGTTCTGATTTCAGACCTGAAGGAAGGCGTTTTCTACTCCAAAATCGTTTGCTCTGATGGGGCCAGCACATTTGAGCTGGATGCCCGGCCTTCTGATGCCATTGCTATTGGACTGCGTTTTGGAGTGCCCATTTTTACGGTGGAAAGCGTTCTGAGCGAAGCCGGTATTATTCTCTCGGACCTCGACGAAAACGCTGATGAGGCGGATGACGACGATGAGGACGACGAAGATGAGGACGACACCAACGAGGGTCCGTCCAAACCGGCCCCCGCGCCGCGCGACCCAAGCGGCCAAGTGTCGTTGGACGAGCTGACCAAGATGCTGGCGCAGGCGCTGGAGCGCGAGGACTACGAAAAGGCTGCCAAAATCCGTGACGAACTGAACAAGCGTAACGGCTAA